CTCTTGAGGGTTTTCCTGATGttgctctggagctggttctgtagatccAAGTAGAGGACATGTTACCACactcactgccttttgtgtgccttccaaaggcacactcacccacaccacccccggaggcctcctcctcctcctgtctcggcctcagtgggctcaggtgctcccactgtgaatggaggcactgggcctgctttggcaagttgagctctatggaagccgacagcatcatcaggctgggaaattctggcgGTGCTGGTCCAGCCCGATGCCCAGGATGCAGTACATGGCTCTGGGGAAAGAGATAAGTTGGAAACAGAGTCTGAGACCTGGCCTTTCCTTCCCACagccctcccagagcaccactcagagtgcctggggtcctgtgcctgctgctcctgcccgtacagaagccagacctactccttgtccacctttaagctggcagtcctggcagagacatgcctggtcacccaggaggggctggcagaaagccctcctacctgacagctctggatcaacGAGGGAACCACCTGTAcccttcttcaggggaacctgacatgctctctcagtgtccctgtctCCTCCCATACCTGCCCACCGAAATGTCAACTCCATAAGGACAGGGAGGGCTTGTGTCTACTCTGTTCATGTCACTCATTAGCACACAGAGGGTGTTCCAGGAATAGCTGACCGATGAGTGAAAAAATGAACTCTGTCTCCATCCTTGGCTTCCCAGGGCCCtcctatcacctcaaactttGGCTCCTGCACCTACGTTCTGCCTAACTCACTAGCCCCCCTGAGGGTTCTTcgcctcccactgaaactcaactcccTCAGGGCTGGGTACACTTGCCAAGCTGGCCCTGAGGAGGTTCTACCAAATTAGTGAGCCTGATCCCTGATTAGGGGTGCAGACAGACTTGGATTAGAAGTGGACGGCTATGAATTTTCTGAGAGGCTGACTCACCACTGAGCTCACTCTGCTCTCCCACACCACCcaaatccacatgcacagctctctgactcttgTCCTTTTTCTAGGGGGAGCCCTTAGACCTCtgtcctcttgcagaaatcccaccatgagtGGGAACCAGGGTTCTGCCAGAACCTTGAattcacagtccccatactccgctgatggctctgatccaaaaccgactcacgttttctgctggaacagaggttcaccttcctcttcacaatacgggaagatgcagccatagggagaggaggccGGAGGACGTCACATCGGCTGTCTTGTGGACACTCCgagcctgtgcagcctagtgtgactgaatcgCTCCCGACTAGAGGGAAGCTCTGCAGTACAGGCTAggggtctgctctgtgcactggagtatggtcagtgcctagagacgTGTCTGTACCTGGAAGACTCTgatatatttgctgagtgaatgaccccaaaccagccccatcacAGATAGttgggtgaccctgggccccactgctcagcCCTGGGGTTTCTGCTCTGGCTTCAGCCAGGACAGGGACCCATAACAGAATCTCCAGTCTCTTTATGACATGAGAAAAGAGCTTAGCCCTGGGCCCCGAAAGCATCacatatgaggaagaaaaaggaccAATTTGCACAACCACAGCCCCTGCTGCAGACCTATCCCCTGTCCGGACACCCAGAGAAAGCTTTAGGGGAGCACACTACAGGGTCCCTACAAAAGCCCTATGAGGTTGCTGCTTGATTCACCTCATGTTCTTAGAAACAAACACTCAGAGGGATGCAGTGATCTGAGAGTTCACAGCCAGCAAGGGGCcaaatgaccactgtgctgtggaggggcaggttgCTCACCTTGTAAATAGTTGGTACAACTGTTGGGTGGCAGCAAATGTTCTGTGATAACCTGAAGAGGTAGGGATGAAGGTGGGTCGCTGCCCAGCGAGGTGAGCACTGGTTTGTCCAGCCCGTGTGCCTGTGTGATCTGCACCATACAGCTCTTTTTTGTTATGTCGCCCTGTGAGACCGGAGTTCATTGGGAACCATAAGTGGAtggtgctggggccacttggttggttggcagctggggtccaaggctgggctggctggcctccGTGTTGTGCTCCGGATgccccaatgggaggccagcACTTTGCCTttggccgcccagctctgagtctgggcacaggctgGTGCCGGCTCCCAGGGTTAAGCTGAGCCCTggtttccaggaagggcaggtctcCAAGGCCAGAAGCCTGGTCACTGACAGTGCTGGGGGTCCTGAGGCCCAAACACACCTTCCATGATGCTCcagctcaacactgccctcctgaCTCCCACCTGCCGGAGCTTTCTGGTTATTGAACAGAGCATTTGGGGGTCCCACTGAGGACAAcccccttaggttccaggctTTGAGCGCATCCAAACTCAAACCGTTTCTCTGTGTTTCCAGGGTCTGTGTCTATAGTaaactgaactgttcacagaaaagcagcgCGATACTGCTGGGCTTGGCCCAGGcagagagaagggcagggggaggggcggggctagaAGGTGGAATTGTTGTGTTCGAAGATGCAGACGGGGAAGTGCTTGacgtgggaggaccactgggctgccagctggaacAACGTCACGTCGTTCCACTCCACGCCGTCAATGAGGACCCGCTGCCTGTGCTCCTGGTTCTTGGCTGAGCAGACCAAGCGGCCGatgccctggatgcactggctGTTGGACGCCAAGTCCGTGCCCTTGTCTTTCTTGGGCAAAAACatcaccttcttttccttctccttggtGATCACAGTCATGGACATTGTGGGCGTGGCTGCAGCCTCGCCGCTGttgggcagcctgctgacctggagagaccgGAAGGTGCACTGGAGTGTGTTTTTGGTGGCAGGCAGGTCTTCCTTCTCCCCGCTCCTCTTCCTgtttgtgggctgggctgccgtccagtaatccacctgcagctccatcagcTCAGCACCCACACTCTGGCCGGGGGAGGATAGGCACCCACTCACTGACGACAAGGAACTTAACTTCTGTGTGGCCTCCCTGGTGGTGGACAGAAGCACATTGGAGCATGAGGGTACGGCTTCAGCTGAGTCTCCTGACATGGCTGAAATTGGCTCCACTCTTCGAACTttcactgcccccacaaagggaATGAACTTCTGCAAGGGCAGCTCGTCCGGGCTCTTCGGCTTAGAGGTGAGCATGGCCTCTGCGATGGGCAGTTGGAGGACACAGTTGGCCGCTGTGAGGTactctctgattttcaacacaatgTTCTGCACAGCatcctggggctccaggtggtACAACAGTTCCCACCAGGCCAGGTCCCGTAAGAGTTGGTGGTAGCGGCAATccacggagcccaggtacctggccaaggggtgggaacccagcgggatgaccaggaagcgcaTGGAGCCCAGCCAGTCAGGGGTCTTGTGGGACAGCTGCTCCACAAAGACCCGTAGCACGGTGCTGAAGTAGTGCTGATCCCCCGCCACCGCGATCTTCACTGGCATGGTGGCCTCGGTCTTGCAGTTGCGGTATCTTTGTATCCAggagatgatggagctgaaggcctcctgcacatccaccatGGAGGCGGTACACACGACGGGCAGCGTGTGCTGCTGCAGGACGTCCGACAGAGACTGCCCCTGCCTGTCGGAGGTGTTGATGAGGATGATGTTCTTGGGCAGATAGTCGTTGGACATGAGGCTGTCGTTCAGTTGGTCGAACACAGTCTGACTGGGGACCTGCAGTTGGATCTGTGGGTCTGCACAGCGCTCCTTGATCAGGCTGTTGGCCGACTCATTCAGGGACCTGCTCCAGCCCCGGCGGGCGGGCTGCTTCCCCTTGGAGCTGCTGGAAGGGATGACCAGAGACTCGGTCTTGGTGGTGTGCCTCGTAGTGAGCATGTCCTGGGCAGAGGTCCCTGCCTCCGGGCTGTCCCCAGGCTGTGCCGGCTGCTCCCCAGGGTTGGACATGCTGTGGGCCACCCAGTCGGAGCCACTGTCGCTTGAAAAGCTTTCACAGTATAATCTGGGCCTGCGGGTCCTGAGGACTCTGTCGTCCTCCTCCATATCTGGGCTGGACAGGCTTTCAGAATATGACATGAGCTCAGGCATGGGAGGGGTTGGGAGACGGTCATCCTCCTCCATGTCTGAGCCACTGTCCATGGGGCACACCACGCTCTGAAACAGAAAGGCCAGGTCCTTGTCCACATTGGGGACTTCCTCCTCAGACGCCTGCTCCGAGTCCAGGACCTCCAGCGTCATTTGGtacctgtgcagccactctgcGACTCTCTGCTGGTAGTGCTGTTGCTTGATGGTGGACCTCCTCCTTCCTATCTGTTTCTCCAGGTCCAAGTCATCCTTGTCCAGGTCATGCCTGTAGGCGGCATTGTAACCGACCTCCAGCTCAGAGCAGATGATCTCAGACTCTCCCTCAGTGAAGTTATGCGTGGCCTCCACCTCGGTGCTGGCCGGCATGGCGTTGTCGAGGTGGTTGACGGTCTGCCTCGATTGGGAGAAGATCCAGCTCTTGACCACCTTGGTGGGTGGGGTGCTGTAGGCCATCGAGTCAGAGGCACTGCCACTGAACAGCTTGccgcccgggccctgggtcttccCGGGCATGTCGGCCAGCTGAGGAGGCTCCTTCTGGCTCCGGGCACTGTGTAAGCTCCTTGTCTCCGTCTGCCAGCTGGAGTGTGCCAGGCCTTCAAAGTATTGTCTGGTCTTGGGCTTGGTCTTGCTGAGGATGCTGCTATCGtcctccatgtctgggccactgtcgCTGGGATGCTTAAGGGTGTCATAGAgaaggtccaggtcctcctccacctcagggACATGCTCCTTAGGGTCCTGATCTGAGTCCAGGACCTCTTCTGACATGTGGGACCTGGGAAGCAGCGCCATGACTTTCTGCTTCAAGTTTTGTTGCATGCATCGCTGCTGCCTCTTGGGCTGCCCAAGGTCAAAGTCAGCTTCTTCCAGGTCCTGCCTGTGTGTGAGATTGCAGCTGGTCTCCAGCTCAGGGAAGCTTTCAGATTTCCCCTCCATGTCGCTATCCATGGACTTGGCCTTGGGGCTGGCCGGCATGCTGCCATCCTCGTCTTTGATGGGCTgactggagagggaggagatccagatctcAGCCACCGTGATGGAGGACCCCTGGATCCTGCTGCTGAGGCTCAGCACCTGGGCACCCTCAGGTGGTCGCTGCATCAGCTCAGCCACGTGGACGGCCCCTGTGGCCAGTGTCCTGTAGCCCAGGATCCGGTTGTGATTGCACTTCCTCTGCTGCAGCATGATCTGCAGCTTGTTGCCTTTTCTCTTGAGGAAGTGGGGGTACTCCAGGGAGAAGGTCAGCGCCAGGTCAGTCTCCACTGGTCTGCTGCTGGGCAGCACAATCTCATGGGATCTCAAGATGCCCTTGGCGCCCTGCATCTGCACTGCTATCACCAAGGAGAcgagctccttctccagccccttcAAGACCACCAGCTTCTTTAACGTGAAGCTGCACAATCTGGGCACGCAGCCAGGtctggagcagtccacctcccaggcAGAGAAGAAAGTCATGGGCACTGGCGTGTTGAGCACAGTGGGCGAGCGGGCCACGCCCGCAGGTGGcgaggaagctgcagctgctccCAGCGTACAGGTACTTGCTGGTTTCTCcccctgtggtgggacagaggagggacatgattggtggcaagaggtggggcaCAGGTGATCGAAGGAGAGAGTAAATGACAAATAGTCACACGCTCATCTGTGACTCGCACAGgtaaggcctgcatggtggcctttcAAACTCAGAGACCGAAATTAACCACAAAGTTAAcctgaaattaaaacttgttCCCTAAACACAGTTTATGGTGTGTAGTCATGTGCTAGGCCAgtgtcttccctgacaaaggtcaatctttaccttaatggAGCCTGTCTGTTGCCTTTTGGCATctgtgataacatacctttggaatgttaaaGGAATTTCCTTTTTCTCGTCACCTGGGAGCCCAGGCGCTGCTCTGTGCTCTGCAGAGACCACCAAGCTGCTTATTGCTATTGAGTTCATTGCTCACTATCCTGTGTGCTCCTGTATGAGAGCGGTATGtgtcttgccgggagccggtccatgcttgctgtttcaagggacctggcatatatggcatacttttcttaatatgtttgctcaccttcttggcactatgtgttttaaccaaggtcacctctgagaaaggttgtttccccaggtagggattttcccctgaagttagggagggattaaaaccccttaactaagtgccaggcgggtaattaatcactttaactacgaacaataatgcttaagctacatagtctttactccctggaatggagataagaaacgccctaacctttggaatagagattgatgggattgaatcaactggtataaatacagatgcaacaagacagaaagagacagagcttagaagagaattcagaagacagaactcagaagagagccaagaagacagaacctacacagaacctacagacagaagaacttcgctggagagaacatggcaaaagatcctggactgaacctgactacagaaattggcaagagaacctgactagaacctggtgactgaacctggctggagaacctacagaacctggcaatagaaccaggcaagagaacccaaccatgctgatcaactgaacactgcctccgtgtcattccttcttcgctgactccgtccacacctttggggacccctggacctgctggggtgggaccccagcagtgtctctcattttactttttatctaatcccagagctttccatgctttgctttctcctgcctccctaagcaatggatttcatgtgacccacATACATCTCCACTTTTGATTGTGTGTGTAAAAGCAGGTGCAATCCTGCCATTCTTGGAGCACTACCTCAATACAGTGAGATTTTGTTTTCCGGCCGCTGTTGGCAGTTGGGCTCCAATAAACTCACAAGAATTCTGCACCGGGTTGAATGCTGCTTACATTGCTATTTACTTGGCTTACTGCGGCAGGATTCCAAAGCTCACACAGGCCGCCCTGCAGACCCAGACCCGGTGCtgggatccagcaaagggccTGTTGGGCCACCAGTTCCCTGCCTGTCAGGTGAACTTGGCTAAGTTGTCTCTTGAATCAGGAACTTTCCTTTGCTTGTGATAGAGGGTTCGACTTTAGTTAAGCTGTATTTTAAATCCCCAAGGTGGAACTAAGGTGAAGGGTTGACAGAATCAAGGCTAAGGAGAGACCAGAGGAACCATGGGTGGCTGGTTTTTGACTCTGGGTTTTCATTTGGAtttgctttctgagagtctgagcaaacATCCTTCACTGTATAAGTGAGAGCTGAACTTGCTCAGCTCCAAAGGAACACATCCTCCTTCTGACCTGAATCTTGGCTGTTCTTAAGCAACTAAGAATCTTTGTGGaggtgtcagaggtcattcctcacGCCAAGCAGGAGCCCCATAGGGAAATTCATATTCAACTGTAATTCACCTGACTGGCTCCTCCGGGGGAGAGCCCATAAGGTCAGGTCCACCAGCGTTCCTAGCCCTtcctgaggtttttatttttatttatttatttatcctcactcgAGTATATTTTCCCCAtgggtttagagagagaggaaaggagggggagatacagagagaaagaatgagaaagacatcgattggttgcctcctccaggtGCTCCAGTAAagaccagggatcaagctgcaaccgaggtacatgcccttcaccttgaatcaaacccaggacctctcagggcctGCATTCTacccatggagccaaactggctagaggcCTTCAGGTCGCTTTAGATAACAGGGAGAGATGCCGAGGCACATAAGAGGGGTGTGAGCATAATGGAGCTCAACCCAGAGCAGCACACTTCGACCCACTCCATAACATCCCTGGAAAACTTGCTCAGAttctgcaaatataaaataacaataaaaacaaacacacctataattaacatgggaagttgtgcctCCAGGGCTAGGACCTCCCAGACTCCAGCCCTCATTAACCCCTGATTGAAAGCCTtttcttgcaagtgctttacagaaatgggaagattttaCTTGAAAATATCAACTGAGAAATGGctaagataaataatttttttgcaggaaaaaaaagaaaactagaaatatgCTGGCCCCAAAATGAAAATGACTGAATAGGAAGCATATCTTCACatggaaattagaagcttctaaggagaagcacagaaaattcttttaaaaaataaattaatgagaaattttaGAGACTATCTCTGAACTCTCCTGAAGTGGATAAATGCTAACACCCCAATCTCCCCCTTCTGTAGCACGTCCACTACatcttttgctctctgagcttccttgtccagatgtgttctttcccttcccttcttccttccccttctgtctcctccactgcccctccctactgacttaagggaaatgagaataggaattc
The genomic region above belongs to Myotis daubentonii chromosome 16, mMyoDau2.1, whole genome shotgun sequence and contains:
- the LOC132217777 gene encoding phosphofurin acidic cluster sorting protein 2-like; its protein translation is MQGAKGILRSHEIVLPSSRPVETDLALTFSLEYPHFLKRKGNKLQIMLQQRKCNHNRILGYRTLATGAVHVAELMQRPPEGAQVLSLSSRIQGSSITVAEIWISSLSSQPIKDEDGSMPASPKAKSMDSDMEGKSESFPELETSCNLTHRQDLEEADFDLGQPKRQQRCMQQNLKQKVMALLPRSHMSEEVLDSDQDPKEHVPEVEEDLDLLYDTLKHPSDSGPDMEDDSSILSKTKPKTRQYFEGLAHSSWQTETRSLHSARSQKEPPQLADMPGKTQGPGGNFSSDSGSDWVAHSMSNPGEQPAQPGDSPEAGTSAQDMLTTRHTTKTESLVIPSSSSKGKQPARRGWSRSLNESANSLIKERCADPQIQLQVPSQTVFDQLNDSLMSNDYLPKNIILINTSDRQGQSLSDVLQQHTLPVVCTASMVDVQEAFSSIISWIQRYRNCKTEATMPVKIAVAGDQHYFSTVLRVFVEQLSHKTPDWLGSMRFLVIPLGSHPLARYLGSVDCRYHQLLRDLAWWELLYHLEPQDAVQNIVLKIREYLTAANCVLQLPIAEAMLTSKPKSPDELPLQKFIPFVGAVKVRRVEPISAMSGDSAEAVPSCSNVLLSTTREATQKLSSLSSVSGCLSSPGQSVGAELMELQVDYWTAAQPTNRKRSGEKEDLPATKNTLQCTFRSLQVSRLPNSGEAAATPTMSMTVITKEKEKKVMFLPKKDKGTDLASNSQCIQGIGRLVCSAKNQEHRQRVLIDGVEWNDVTLFQLAAQWSSHVKHFPVCIFEHNNSTF